In Helianthus annuus cultivar XRQ/B chromosome 9, HanXRQr2.0-SUNRISE, whole genome shotgun sequence, the following are encoded in one genomic region:
- the LOC110879932 gene encoding heavy metal-associated isoprenylated plant protein 7-like yields the protein MGEQVEKPPEEKKPEEEKKEEAKKPEEEKKAEESKDAAPAPPPPPPEIVLRVFMHCEGCARKVRRCLRGFDGVEDIQTDCKTHKVVVKGEKADPLKVLERVQKKSHRQVELLSPIPKPPAEEPKVEEKEAPKPEEKKEEPPQVITVVLKVNMHCEACAQEIRKRILRMKGVDTVEPDLKASQVTVKGTFEAPQLVDYIQKRTGKKAIVVKQDPEPKKEDKEEKKDSGEKKEEKKPDGEGEKEKEKEKEKDKEEKKDDGAKADAPPANGGGGDGDDTKVVDLRKNEFYYYHPQSYQLAPVRYTAETAYGYPPAPQMFSDENPNACSVM from the exons ATGGGCGAG CAAGTAGAAAAGCCACCGGAGGAGAAGAAGCCagaggaagagaagaaagaagaagctaAGAAGCCTGAGGAGGAGAAAAAGGCTGAGGAGTCAAAAGATGCGGCTCCGGCGCCGCCACCTCCGCCGCCGGAGATTGTTTTGAGAGTCTTTATGCATTGTGAAGGGTGTGCAAGAAAAGTTCGGCGGTGCCTTAGAGGCTTTGATG gAGTGGAGGATATTCAAACGGATTGTAAGACACATAAGGTGGTTGTGAAGGGAGAAAAAGCAGATCCACTTAAGGTTCTTGAAAGGGTCCAAAAAAAGAGTCATCGGCAGGTTGAGCTTCTTTCTCCGATACCAAAACCACCGGCCGAGGAGCCGAAAGTGGAAGAGAAAGAGGCTCCCAAACCTGAAGAGAAAAAAGAAGAG CCTCCTCAGGTGATTACAGTGGTTCTAAAAGTAAATATGCATTGTGAAGCTTGTGCTCAAGAGATCAGAAAACGCATTCTTAGAATGAAAG GGGTAGATACCGTTGAACCGGATCTAAAAGCCTCACAAGTAACCGTTAAAGGCACATTTGAGGCGCCGCAACTAGTGGACTACATCCAAAAGCGAACCGGAAAGAAAGCCATCGTCGTCAAACAAGATCCAGAGCCGAAAAAAGAAgacaaagaagaaaaaaaagacaGCGGAGAAAAAAAAGAAGAGAAAAAACCAGACGGCGAAggtgaaaaagaaaaggaaaaggaaaaagagaaagacaaagaggAGAAAAAAGATGACGGAGCTAAAGCAGATGCTCCGCCGGCTaacggcggcggtggtgacggagatGACACAAAAGTGGTGGATTTACGTAAGAACGAGTTTTATTATTATCACCCACAAAGTTACCAGTTAGCACCGGTGAGATACACCGCGGAAACGGCGTATGGGTACCCACCAGCACCACAAATGTTCAGTGATGAGAACCCCAATGCATGTTCGGTGATGTAA